Within the Metasolibacillus fluoroglycofenilyticus genome, the region GCTAGTTGTTACAACATCTACGCAAACGAAGCGAATTGCTATTTCCTCACTTTATTCAGCACAATTAATGGATGAGTATGATGATTCACTGCAATGAGCGTCAGTTGGTCCATAAGTTTATTATTTTAGAGCTGACAATGCGCACATTACAGTATGATTTTTCACTGCTGTCTACATTAAAAATGCATAGATTTTATACACATATTATGGAGAAACTCGTCAAAAAATTGCGCTTAGAATACGAGACACATAAGCAATTATTGAAGAAACAAGGCATACGCTTTGTGCAACTTGTGAAAGTAAATGAATATTTTTGTGATGTGATACTGGCAACATCAGGTGAGGATTTAACAATACGCTATGCCAATCAAACATTAAAAAAAGAGGTAGAGCGGTTGATTTTACTTTATTTTGAGTAAACTAACGGTTGACTTGTTCTACGAAAATAAACAAACTCTCGCT harbors:
- a CDS encoding aconitate hydratase, translated to MVHKFIILELTMRTLQYDFSLLSTLKMHRFYTHIMEKLVKKLRLEYETHKQLLKKQGIRFVQLVKVNEYFCDVILATSGEDLTIRYANQTLKKEVERLILLYFE